A window of Aestuariirhabdus haliotis contains these coding sequences:
- a CDS encoding substrate-binding periplasmic protein yields MTAFRYIAIALVGLCQWASAASSDVELIFAYGAFDGPPHALLNPKPPRQLTGGVMYDLGLEIGKRLNTRVRFIKAPRARLVDWLIKGKVHAQCELNPAWIQDDDELFWSSNLFDSVDRFYSTPETAKRIKEHSDLKGLRVGGLKDYSYSPRLTHLVMTGEVMRVDAASAQQLFQMLERKRIEVVIVDEIVGNYLSSLFPGRFVQTQLEDAHEGRYCAFSKNAPVLFEQFNAAVQSLIDDGTIRDILRKYL; encoded by the coding sequence ATGACCGCTTTTCGTTATATCGCCATCGCCCTGGTGGGCCTTTGCCAATGGGCATCCGCCGCCAGCTCTGACGTTGAATTGATCTTTGCTTACGGAGCCTTCGACGGCCCTCCCCACGCCCTGCTCAACCCCAAACCACCTCGACAGCTCACCGGCGGCGTTATGTATGACCTGGGTTTGGAAATCGGCAAGCGACTGAATACCCGGGTCCGGTTTATCAAGGCTCCCCGTGCCCGCCTGGTCGATTGGTTGATCAAAGGCAAGGTACACGCCCAGTGTGAATTAAATCCCGCCTGGATTCAGGATGATGACGAGCTTTTCTGGTCATCTAACCTGTTCGATTCCGTTGACCGTTTTTACAGCACTCCCGAGACAGCTAAGCGCATTAAGGAGCACAGCGACTTGAAAGGTTTGCGTGTGGGCGGGCTGAAAGATTATTCCTACTCACCCCGCTTGACCCACCTTGTGATGACCGGGGAGGTGATGCGAGTGGATGCGGCTTCGGCCCAGCAACTGTTCCAGATGCTGGAACGCAAGCGAATCGAAGTCGTCATCGTCGATGAAATCGTGGGCAACTATTTATCTTCCCTGTTTCCGGGCCGTTTCGTCCAGACTCAACTGGAGGATGCTCATGAAGGCCGTTATTGCGCCTTCTCCAAAAACGCCCCTGTACTCTTCGAGCAATTTAACGCCGCCGTCCAGTCCCTAATCGATGACGGTACAATCCGCGACATTCTGCGAAAGTATCTATAA
- a CDS encoding GGDEF domain-containing protein: MERRVFGFFFLILLIFSLVSYLVMQSTLDKLSIERQNQQLEQYRVIRHHLQTSYRLLDELLRNRSVTYKALHQDATRWLARRTSGTSLSELQQQLISEAGFPVDIFVISDDLIITESTFPPDQGLDFRLPAFIHVQNYLRAALERQETLVSIPTLELTSGQYKLYTYSPLPSGGYLELGFVDPEVNAYFQSYIEQSRSHQGVDIKLFIDIWDSTLMQLGLPPQPDGVDKTELIQQQEQVMRAERRHFQNMVPGQVTTAHNSEGYRAQVYDVLLSLEPFPDVTMRILSKVTFTDSEFVQLQQRVRNFSLIMLGLAVLVLFGLMFLVRFHLVRPITSLVNAIRNAQEIDIAHSSSIPELKFLASNYNQMLEKNRAQLIKLESLSLRDPLTDLYNRRHLESVMHSELARAKRHNTVVAFAMLDVDCFKSYNDIYGHQDGDLVLRRLAKLMQNYFRRAGDFVFRYGGEEFALLVTDTPDPQMIARFEELRVLIDQAQLPHEGSNVVDHITVSIGICLTDDPSLYNPDQLIFRADQALYEAKRAGRNRVMFSALDKP, encoded by the coding sequence ATGGAACGACGTGTTTTTGGGTTCTTTTTCCTGATCTTGCTGATCTTCAGCCTGGTTTCTTATCTGGTCATGCAAAGCACTCTGGACAAGCTAAGCATCGAGCGGCAAAACCAGCAACTAGAGCAATATCGAGTCATTCGTCATCACTTACAAACCTCTTACCGCCTGCTCGATGAACTGCTGAGAAACCGGTCTGTAACCTACAAAGCCTTGCATCAAGACGCCACCCGATGGCTGGCCCGCCGCACCTCCGGGACCAGTCTATCTGAACTACAGCAACAGTTAATATCTGAAGCAGGGTTTCCCGTCGATATCTTTGTTATCTCTGATGACCTGATCATCACGGAATCAACGTTTCCTCCAGATCAGGGGCTCGACTTCAGGCTACCGGCCTTCATCCATGTACAGAACTATTTACGTGCAGCTCTGGAGCGCCAAGAGACTCTGGTCAGCATACCGACTCTGGAACTAACCTCAGGCCAATACAAACTCTACACCTACTCGCCACTTCCTTCTGGCGGTTACCTGGAGCTAGGGTTTGTCGACCCCGAGGTCAATGCGTATTTTCAATCCTACATCGAGCAGAGCCGATCCCATCAGGGGGTTGATATAAAACTGTTTATCGACATCTGGGATTCCACGCTGATGCAACTGGGCTTGCCACCACAACCGGATGGGGTTGATAAAACAGAACTGATTCAGCAGCAAGAGCAAGTCATGCGTGCTGAGCGAAGACACTTCCAGAACATGGTTCCCGGGCAAGTGACAACGGCCCATAATTCTGAGGGCTACCGGGCACAGGTGTACGATGTCTTATTGTCGCTAGAGCCATTCCCCGATGTCACCATGCGCATATTGAGTAAGGTCACTTTTACTGATAGTGAGTTTGTTCAACTGCAACAGCGCGTGCGTAACTTCTCACTCATAATGCTGGGATTAGCGGTACTGGTACTATTCGGCCTGATGTTTCTGGTACGGTTTCATCTGGTACGTCCCATCACCAGCCTCGTCAATGCCATACGCAACGCTCAGGAGATCGACATTGCTCACAGCAGTTCAATCCCCGAACTAAAATTTCTAGCCTCAAACTACAATCAAATGCTGGAAAAAAATCGGGCTCAGCTCATCAAGCTGGAAAGCCTTAGTCTTCGCGACCCTTTGACGGATCTCTATAATCGCCGGCATTTGGAATCTGTCATGCATTCCGAATTAGCGAGAGCGAAGCGCCATAACACGGTGGTCGCCTTCGCCATGCTCGATGTCGATTGCTTCAAATCTTACAATGATATTTACGGCCATCAGGATGGTGACCTTGTTCTCAGGCGGCTCGCCAAATTGATGCAAAATTATTTCCGACGCGCCGGAGATTTCGTCTTTCGATACGGCGGCGAAGAGTTTGCGTTACTGGTAACCGATACCCCGGACCCGCAAATGATTGCGCGCTTTGAAGAGCTACGCGTATTGATTGACCAGGCACAATTGCCTCACGAAGGTAGCAATGTAGTAGATCACATCACTGTTTCGATCGGCATTTGCCTGACCGATGATCCCTCTCTTTACAATCCCGACCAATTGATTTTTCGGGCCGACCAGGCACTCTACGAAGCCAAAAGAGCGGGGCGTAATCGGGTCATGTTTTCGGCCCTCGACAAGCCATAA
- a CDS encoding AsmA family protein — MKLVKIALGVVVAMIAVIALVAFLGLQNINEIIKVAVETAGPKVTGTPVVLNKVELSLTEGRGDLFGLQIDNPAGYQSDYAFSMGQVALQVEPASLAGDVIVINEVLVDGAKLIAEQKDLTHNNIQDILNHVKKAGGGKKSAQDSASSSSETESSGAEKEVRLMIEKFSFTNSGITLMTEQLGEHSLSMADIKLNNIGDRKTGLTPEQLTQALLDPILAQATDNVVKHLEGLAKEKATKALEEKLDENLNEKQKGQLDQLKGLFK; from the coding sequence ATGAAACTGGTCAAAATTGCGCTGGGTGTTGTGGTAGCGATGATCGCCGTTATTGCATTGGTGGCTTTTCTGGGGCTACAAAATATTAATGAGATCATCAAGGTGGCCGTGGAAACGGCTGGGCCCAAAGTCACCGGAACGCCCGTAGTGCTTAACAAGGTCGAGTTATCCTTGACCGAAGGCCGTGGCGACCTGTTTGGTCTGCAGATTGATAATCCGGCGGGTTACCAGAGTGATTACGCCTTTTCCATGGGGCAGGTGGCGTTACAGGTAGAACCTGCCTCCTTAGCTGGTGATGTCATCGTGATTAATGAGGTATTGGTTGATGGTGCGAAGTTAATTGCCGAGCAGAAAGACCTCACCCACAACAATATTCAGGACATTCTGAACCACGTCAAAAAAGCTGGCGGTGGTAAAAAATCGGCACAGGATTCTGCCTCATCATCATCCGAAACTGAATCCTCTGGTGCCGAAAAAGAGGTTCGTTTGATGATTGAGAAGTTCAGTTTCACCAACAGCGGTATCACGCTGATGACCGAACAATTGGGTGAGCATTCTCTCTCTATGGCTGACATCAAACTGAACAATATTGGCGATCGCAAGACCGGTTTGACGCCAGAGCAATTGACCCAGGCATTGTTGGATCCGATCCTGGCCCAGGCCACTGACAATGTGGTTAAGCATCTTGAAGGCCTGGCTAAAGAGAAGGCGACGAAAGCGCTGGAGGAGAAGCTGGATGAGAACTTGAACGAAAAGCAGAAAGGTCAGCTGGATCAATTAAAAGGTCTGTTTAAATAA
- a CDS encoding efflux RND transporter permease subunit, giving the protein MNLTQLALEKKVFTQFVVFLLVVGGIFSFMGLGRLEDPDFTVKIGVIITQYPGASAEEVELEVTDRIEAALQEMPQLDTTYSISRAGLSIIKVDMKQKYWADTLPQVWDEMRKKIRDVMPHMPPGVSHPEIVDDFSFVFGFVLAVTGDGYSYGELEEYVKTIKKEMSLVPGVSRVDLWGVQPKVVYLDISDTQLAALRITKEDVLATLTLQNMVVNSGHVEVPGKRLRIETTGEFSTPEDIGNLVIRRSFGDIVDSVANELERGGKTRADTGALGTLQSGSASNRSNELIRIRDVATVRLDYLDPPIMQMRFQGEPALAVQLANVTGGNLLDTGAALDKRLEEVLENLPAGINVEKFVWQSDLVKESIDGFVINLAEAVLIVLVVLTLAMGWRMGLVIGWALIVTILGTFIVMKLLGIDLQRVSLGALVVALGMMVDNAIVVADNYSVRLAKGMKPVDAAIDSAKGPSIALLGATIVAIMAFYPVYSAQADAGEYGQTLFIVVGISLLWSWLISMTVTPLNCMALLKPPSDTEQTSDPYDTGFFHRYKAILESAIRHRYRTIGLMTVLLIAAGYGFVRYVPQQFFPDSTRAQFMVDYWAPMGTPIEAVSEDLRAIETRLIEDPRVKSVGTFVGAGGPRFYLPVDPEFPYPEFGQLIVNTPSFAEVDPLVDELRATLQAEYPQAMIRVRKYTVGPGDTWPFELRIAGPAEADLGELRRLGEEGMSILHESPLAKNVRIDMRQRVQKVVVDYSQTRGRWSTTTRGDVARATSRAYDGAPVGIFRDGDTLIPIMTRNEEESRQTVAGNLESVQVQAPLNVRTTPLGQLADDIRMEWEDPIITRFNRRRQVAVQASPVDVTLPTLRSSVIEEFEAMELPPGFDLFWDGEYDSTLRAQLSLLPGMVPGSVIMVLIIVALFNAVRPLLVMLLTVPFALIGITAILGPTQIPFGFMAMLGAMSLVGLMIKNSIVLLDEIDVNMATGLSRYDSILSAGISRLRPVILGAATTILGVIPLIQDAFWISMALTIMFGLLFGTILTMVMVPVFYSTLYKVRSPAA; this is encoded by the coding sequence ATGAATTTGACCCAACTGGCGCTGGAGAAAAAGGTCTTTACCCAGTTTGTGGTGTTTTTGCTGGTGGTTGGCGGCATCTTCAGTTTTATGGGGTTGGGCCGTTTGGAGGACCCGGACTTTACGGTGAAAATCGGGGTCATCATTACCCAGTATCCCGGGGCTTCGGCCGAGGAAGTCGAGCTTGAAGTGACCGATCGTATCGAGGCGGCCTTGCAGGAGATGCCGCAGCTGGATACCACCTATTCCATCTCCCGTGCGGGGCTATCGATCATTAAAGTCGATATGAAACAGAAATACTGGGCCGACACCTTGCCCCAGGTCTGGGACGAGATGCGCAAGAAAATTCGCGATGTCATGCCCCATATGCCGCCAGGCGTCAGCCACCCGGAGATTGTGGATGATTTCAGTTTTGTGTTCGGCTTTGTACTGGCGGTTACCGGCGACGGTTACAGTTACGGTGAGCTGGAAGAGTACGTTAAAACCATCAAAAAAGAGATGAGTCTGGTGCCTGGGGTCTCGCGGGTGGACCTGTGGGGAGTGCAACCCAAGGTGGTGTATCTTGATATCTCCGATACCCAGCTGGCGGCACTCAGGATTACCAAAGAGGATGTGTTGGCGACACTCACTTTGCAGAATATGGTGGTGAACAGCGGCCATGTTGAGGTGCCGGGCAAGCGCTTGCGGATCGAAACCACGGGAGAGTTTTCAACCCCGGAAGATATTGGCAATCTGGTGATTCGGCGCAGCTTCGGTGACATCGTTGATAGTGTGGCCAATGAATTGGAAAGAGGCGGCAAGACCCGGGCTGACACCGGCGCTCTGGGAACCCTGCAATCGGGCAGTGCATCCAATCGAAGCAATGAGTTGATCCGTATACGGGATGTGGCGACCGTGCGTCTGGATTATCTGGATCCACCCATCATGCAGATGCGATTTCAGGGTGAACCGGCATTGGCGGTTCAGTTGGCCAATGTCACCGGCGGTAATTTGCTCGATACCGGTGCCGCATTGGACAAGCGCCTGGAAGAGGTGCTGGAGAACCTGCCCGCCGGCATCAACGTCGAGAAGTTTGTCTGGCAGTCGGACCTGGTCAAGGAATCGATCGACGGCTTTGTCATCAACCTGGCTGAAGCCGTATTGATCGTGCTGGTGGTGTTAACCCTGGCGATGGGTTGGCGCATGGGGCTGGTGATTGGTTGGGCTCTGATTGTGACGATTCTGGGCACCTTTATCGTGATGAAGTTGTTGGGCATCGATCTGCAACGGGTGTCACTGGGTGCACTGGTGGTCGCACTGGGCATGATGGTTGATAACGCGATCGTGGTGGCCGATAACTATTCGGTGCGGCTGGCGAAAGGAATGAAGCCGGTGGATGCTGCAATTGACAGCGCGAAGGGCCCCAGTATCGCGTTACTGGGGGCCACCATCGTCGCCATTATGGCGTTCTATCCGGTCTACTCGGCTCAGGCGGATGCCGGGGAATACGGACAAACGTTGTTTATTGTGGTGGGTATTTCCCTGCTCTGGAGCTGGCTGATCTCTATGACGGTGACACCATTGAATTGCATGGCGTTATTAAAGCCACCATCAGATACTGAGCAAACCTCAGATCCTTACGATACGGGCTTTTTCCATCGTTATAAGGCGATTTTGGAAAGTGCAATACGGCACCGTTATCGCACCATCGGCCTGATGACCGTTTTGTTGATTGCCGCCGGTTATGGCTTCGTACGCTATGTTCCGCAGCAATTTTTCCCGGACTCGACGCGAGCCCAGTTTATGGTCGACTACTGGGCGCCTATGGGAACGCCGATTGAGGCGGTGTCGGAAGATTTGCGGGCCATAGAGACGCGTCTTATTGAAGATCCCCGGGTGAAAAGTGTGGGCACCTTTGTCGGCGCCGGGGGCCCCAGGTTTTATTTGCCTGTTGACCCCGAGTTCCCCTACCCGGAGTTTGGTCAGTTGATTGTTAATACCCCTTCCTTTGCCGAAGTTGATCCTTTGGTGGATGAGTTACGGGCTACGCTTCAGGCAGAGTATCCCCAGGCTATGATTCGTGTTCGAAAATACACGGTAGGGCCGGGAGATACCTGGCCGTTTGAGCTGCGTATTGCAGGGCCTGCCGAAGCCGACCTGGGAGAATTGAGGCGGTTGGGTGAAGAGGGGATGTCGATCTTGCATGAGAGTCCGCTGGCAAAAAATGTGCGCATCGATATGCGACAGCGGGTACAGAAAGTGGTGGTCGACTACAGCCAGACCCGGGGACGATGGTCGACCACTACTCGTGGTGATGTGGCTCGAGCAACCAGTCGTGCCTATGACGGCGCTCCGGTCGGCATTTTCCGGGATGGTGATACCTTGATCCCGATTATGACCAGAAACGAAGAGGAATCTCGCCAAACGGTGGCGGGTAATCTTGAGTCCGTGCAGGTTCAGGCGCCGCTGAATGTGAGAACGACACCATTAGGTCAATTGGCCGATGACATTCGCATGGAGTGGGAAGATCCGATCATCACGCGCTTTAATCGGCGCCGTCAGGTTGCGGTTCAGGCGTCACCCGTCGATGTCACCTTACCAACCTTGCGCAGCAGTGTGATCGAAGAGTTCGAAGCGATGGAGCTGCCTCCCGGGTTTGACCTTTTCTGGGATGGTGAATACGACAGTACTCTGCGGGCTCAGCTGTCACTCCTGCCCGGCATGGTGCCCGGATCGGTGATTATGGTGCTGATCATCGTGGCGCTGTTCAATGCCGTACGCCCCCTGTTAGTGATGCTATTAACCGTGCCCTTTGCGCTTATAGGGATCACCGCGATTCTAGGACCGACACAGATACCTTTCGGCTTTATGGCCATGCTGGGTGCCATGAGTCTGGTCGGCTTGATGATCAAAAATTCGATCGTTCTGCTCGATGAGATTGATGTCAACATGGCAACGGGCTTGTCCCGTTACGACAGTATCCTGAGCGCGGGTATATCCCGTTTGCGACCCGTGATTCTGGGGGCGGCAACCACCATTCTGGGAGTAATACCTTTGATTCAGGATGCCTTCTGGATCTCGATGGCATTAACCATCATGTTTGGTCTGTTGTTCGGCACGATTCTGACCATGGTGATGGTGCCTGTATTCTATTCTACGTTGTATAAGGTGAGATCTCCGGCTGCGTAG
- a CDS encoding efflux RND transporter periplasmic adaptor subunit produces MKAMMKWTERLPVLGQLSILIALLSISGCSEAPKEKPLSLVPAIKVADAAALAQSPFPGRAEAGQEVNLSFRVSGPMIDLPVAVGDQVTAGQIVANIDPQDYINAVGTASGQLERARAAAERAEADYRRILNVYKEDPGATSETAVDRAKAARDSSRATVNSLTSALRTAEDRLNYTSLQAPFSGEVVATYVENFETVIAKQPILRVLDPSSIEFVIFVPETLIGYVPYVESIMVSFDALSGVEVPATIKEVGREASAATRTYPVTLVMAQPEGVEILPGMAGSAVVAARLPESSQQIGLEVPATAVFSTDNTPKSYVWVIDESTKKLSRREVTLGRLSAKGVLVKSGITAGEWVVVRGVHSVREGQQVRISDFSGKGPSS; encoded by the coding sequence ATGAAGGCAATGATGAAATGGACGGAACGACTTCCTGTGCTGGGACAGCTGTCCATATTGATTGCGCTATTGTCGATCAGCGGTTGTAGCGAAGCGCCAAAAGAAAAACCCTTGAGTCTGGTGCCGGCGATCAAGGTGGCAGACGCGGCGGCGTTGGCCCAGTCGCCATTTCCCGGCCGGGCGGAAGCCGGTCAGGAAGTGAATCTGTCGTTTCGAGTCTCAGGACCGATGATCGATCTACCGGTTGCGGTGGGGGATCAGGTCACTGCGGGTCAGATTGTGGCCAATATTGATCCCCAGGATTATATCAATGCGGTGGGCACCGCAAGCGGACAGTTGGAGCGGGCCAGGGCGGCGGCCGAACGAGCCGAAGCCGACTACCGAAGAATACTCAATGTGTACAAAGAAGACCCCGGCGCCACCAGTGAAACCGCTGTGGACCGGGCCAAAGCAGCGCGGGATTCCTCTCGAGCGACGGTCAATTCATTGACCAGTGCCCTGCGCACGGCCGAGGATCGTCTCAACTATACCTCCTTGCAGGCGCCGTTTTCCGGAGAAGTGGTTGCGACCTACGTGGAGAATTTTGAAACCGTTATTGCCAAGCAACCCATTCTGCGAGTGCTGGATCCGTCCAGCATCGAATTTGTTATTTTTGTCCCGGAAACCCTGATCGGTTATGTGCCCTATGTTGAAAGCATCATGGTCAGCTTTGACGCCCTGTCCGGGGTTGAAGTCCCGGCCACCATCAAAGAAGTCGGCAGGGAAGCTTCGGCGGCGACTCGTACTTACCCGGTGACGTTGGTTATGGCACAACCGGAGGGCGTTGAAATATTACCCGGTATGGCGGGCTCTGCCGTGGTTGCCGCGCGCTTGCCCGAAAGCTCGCAGCAAATTGGTCTGGAAGTGCCGGCCACCGCCGTTTTTTCAACCGATAATACGCCGAAGTCCTATGTCTGGGTGATCGATGAGAGCACCAAAAAACTGAGCCGTCGGGAAGTGACTTTGGGCCGTTTGAGTGCCAAGGGCGTGTTGGTCAAATCCGGTATCACGGCGGGTGAATGGGTTGTGGTGCGGGGTGTTCACTCGGTGCGTGAAGGCCAGCAGGTGCGGATTTCTGATTTTTCCGGTAAAGGGCCCTCCTCATGA
- a CDS encoding efflux transporter outer membrane subunit, whose amino-acid sequence MAVRLMAVRLMAVIVCAILLASCAAVGPDYKKPEADVLNQWQAARDASVDSAAAEHRQWWKSFNDPVLDDLVQRAYSQNLSLQVAGLRVYEARALLGIATGLLYPQSQGVNGSASTIKISENADPVTSLPPGVGDLVDTSYKRYGTSLDAAWELDFWGRFRRGVESADAGLAASVADYDEFLVTLTGEVATSYILLRTLEERLNFAEKNVAIQQRSLEITDVRFRNGLVTELDVQLARALLGNTKSTIPPLKSGIRQTRLALSLLLGLPPSDLQSIVGGRGDIPDSPQAIAVGIPADLLRRRPDIRRAEALAAAQSARIGAVEAELYPSFRLIGTVGYAAGSSGDLFDSGSDFNLGAFGFSWKLLNYGRIRNQVRAEDARYQQAALAYQNTVLNAAREVESSLTSFLRSKERVLTLADSVAASRRAVELAQTQYRDGIISYTLVLDAQQFLLLNEDQFTASRGEVARNLIATYKALGGGWQMREGNDLIPETIKTQMKDRTNWGGLLETGNTEPVAEEKRGAWRAPDF is encoded by the coding sequence ATGGCGGTACGGTTAATGGCGGTACGGTTAATGGCGGTAATCGTTTGCGCAATATTGCTCGCGTCTTGCGCGGCAGTGGGACCGGACTATAAAAAACCGGAAGCGGATGTGCTTAACCAGTGGCAAGCTGCCAGGGACGCTTCGGTCGATAGCGCCGCGGCAGAACATCGGCAGTGGTGGAAAAGCTTCAACGACCCGGTGCTCGATGATCTGGTGCAACGTGCCTATTCACAGAACCTGAGTTTGCAAGTCGCCGGGCTGCGCGTTTATGAGGCCCGCGCTTTATTGGGGATCGCTACCGGGTTGCTCTATCCTCAGAGCCAGGGTGTCAACGGCTCGGCCAGCACCATCAAGATCAGCGAAAATGCCGACCCTGTGACCAGCCTGCCGCCCGGAGTAGGTGATCTGGTCGACACCAGCTACAAGCGCTATGGCACCAGTCTGGATGCGGCCTGGGAATTGGATTTTTGGGGCCGTTTCCGGCGCGGCGTAGAGTCTGCGGATGCCGGCCTGGCCGCCAGCGTGGCCGATTACGACGAGTTCCTGGTGACCCTGACCGGTGAGGTGGCCACCTCCTATATTTTGTTACGGACCCTCGAAGAGCGGCTGAATTTTGCTGAAAAAAATGTTGCGATTCAGCAACGCAGCCTGGAGATAACCGATGTTCGTTTTCGTAATGGCCTGGTGACCGAGCTCGATGTACAACTGGCACGCGCGCTGTTGGGCAATACCAAATCAACCATTCCACCATTAAAAAGCGGCATTCGACAGACGCGCCTGGCGCTGAGTCTGCTGCTGGGGTTGCCACCCAGCGACCTGCAATCGATCGTTGGCGGTCGTGGTGATATTCCTGATTCCCCGCAAGCGATTGCGGTGGGTATCCCCGCCGATCTGCTGCGACGTCGACCCGATATCCGCCGGGCGGAAGCTCTGGCCGCCGCACAGAGTGCGCGCATCGGTGCCGTGGAAGCTGAGCTTTACCCATCTTTTCGTTTGATCGGTACCGTGGGCTATGCCGCCGGTAGCTCGGGTGACCTGTTTGATTCCGGCAGTGATTTCAACCTGGGTGCCTTTGGTTTCAGTTGGAAGTTGTTAAATTACGGTCGCATCCGTAACCAGGTTAGGGCTGAGGATGCCCGCTATCAACAGGCGGCATTGGCCTATCAAAACACCGTGCTCAATGCCGCCCGAGAAGTGGAATCCAGCTTAACCAGCTTTTTGCGCTCTAAAGAGCGGGTGCTAACGTTGGCGGATAGCGTCGCGGCTTCACGCCGGGCCGTCGAGTTGGCACAAACGCAGTATCGTGATGGCATTATCAGCTATACCCTGGTGCTGGATGCCCAGCAGTTTTTGTTACTCAACGAAGATCAATTTACCGCCTCGCGCGGTGAAGTGGCGCGCAACCTGATCGCCACTTACAAGGCGCTGGGGGGCGGCTGGCAGATGCGTGAGGGGAATGACCTGATTCCTGAAACCATCAAAACCCAGATGAAAGACCGCACCAATTGGGGTGGGCTCTTGGAAACCGGAAACACAGAACCCGTGGCCGAGGAAAAGCGAGGTGCCTGGCGAGCACCGGATTTTTAA
- a CDS encoding DUF2975 domain-containing protein, whose product MHPEQSICALGYRLRLGLWATLLLAIICLFGLPTLIGLELEIINNNVWLNAFYTLLDHFSMTEEFIEVEWEDDDMIVLEPKHLILLTGIFITSSAFLLAIFWQVDRLFALYQHGQLFTLRNVHHFRMIGYLLIALFFFEGLADNAINYFLHPEDWLLDLPEEEIEEARDWSPLLYISLNLSSLLSGLFMVLVARVMALGVTLKEDVDGTI is encoded by the coding sequence ATGCACCCCGAACAATCCATCTGCGCCCTGGGCTATCGTCTTCGCCTCGGGCTCTGGGCAACCTTGTTGCTCGCTATCATCTGTCTGTTTGGGCTTCCCACCCTGATCGGGCTCGAACTCGAGATCATCAACAACAATGTCTGGTTGAATGCCTTCTACACCCTGCTCGATCACTTTTCCATGACAGAGGAATTCATCGAAGTCGAATGGGAAGATGACGACATGATAGTGTTGGAACCGAAGCATCTGATTCTGCTCACCGGCATTTTCATCACCTCATCCGCATTCTTACTGGCGATTTTCTGGCAGGTCGATCGTCTCTTTGCCCTGTACCAGCACGGCCAGCTTTTTACCCTGCGCAACGTGCACCATTTCAGAATGATCGGCTACCTGTTGATTGCCCTGTTCTTTTTTGAAGGGCTGGCCGACAACGCCATTAACTATTTCTTGCACCCCGAAGACTGGCTACTGGATCTTCCGGAAGAGGAAATTGAAGAGGCCCGCGACTGGAGCCCCCTGCTGTATATCTCCCTCAACCTGTCTTCGTTACTGTCCGGTCTCTTTATGGTGCTGGTTGCTCGTGTGATGGCCCTGGGGGTAACCCTGAAAGAAGACGTCGACGGCACCATCTGA
- a CDS encoding helix-turn-helix domain-containing protein, with protein sequence MAIVVNLDVMLAKRKMRLNELSEAVGISIQNLSILKNSRAKAIRFSSLDAICRVLDCQPGDLLEYQPEQDAP encoded by the coding sequence ATGGCGATTGTGGTGAATCTGGATGTGATGCTGGCCAAGCGTAAAATGCGCTTGAATGAACTCTCGGAAGCGGTTGGCATTTCGATACAAAATTTATCGATTTTGAAAAACAGTCGCGCCAAGGCGATTCGTTTTTCAAGCCTGGATGCAATTTGTCGAGTGCTGGATTGCCAGCCCGGCGATTTGCTGGAGTACCAACCCGAACAGGATGCCCCCTGA
- a CDS encoding ArsR/SmtB family transcription factor, with product MEPDISQIAALMGDPARSRMLMALMAGKALTATELAVVAEIMPQTATVHLAKLVDKQLLVVRKQGRHKYFQLHGAEVAGILEGLLNISSQRQPLSVATGPKDPEMRKARICYDHLAGELAVKLYDSLIEQAYLDGDKEFPAMTAQGDRFFLGLGANFDEIKQRKRPLCKACLDWSERRHHLAGALGKWVLNDLLAKGWAQRDMTSRVIRFSATGAQRFYDCYGL from the coding sequence ATGGAGCCTGATATTTCCCAGATCGCCGCCTTGATGGGTGACCCCGCCCGCTCACGAATGCTGATGGCTTTGATGGCGGGTAAGGCGCTGACAGCAACCGAGTTGGCTGTGGTGGCAGAGATCATGCCGCAAACGGCAACGGTGCATTTGGCCAAGCTGGTGGACAAGCAACTGCTGGTGGTAAGAAAGCAGGGCCGCCATAAATATTTTCAGCTCCATGGTGCCGAAGTGGCCGGCATACTGGAGGGTCTGCTGAATATCTCTTCGCAGCGCCAGCCCTTGTCGGTGGCGACGGGTCCGAAAGACCCTGAAATGAGAAAGGCTCGAATTTGTTATGATCACCTGGCAGGTGAATTAGCAGTCAAACTCTATGATTCGCTGATTGAGCAGGCTTATCTGGATGGTGACAAAGAGTTTCCAGCGATGACCGCTCAGGGCGATCGCTTTTTTCTGGGGCTTGGAGCAAATTTTGATGAGATAAAACAGCGGAAACGCCCATTATGTAAAGCTTGCCTTGACTGGAGCGAGCGACGTCATCATCTGGCGGGAGCCCTGGGCAAATGGGTGCTGAACGATCTGTTGGCCAAGGGTTGGGCGCAGCGAGATATGACATCAAGAGTGATTCGTTTTAGCGCAACAGGTGCACAACGATTTTATGATTGTTATGGTCTGTGA